The proteins below are encoded in one region of Sulfolobus islandicus Y.N.15.51:
- a CDS encoding IS1-like element ISC796 family transposase, with translation MGRKPVFRQDVSCPSCGSHHVVKCGRPLGRQKFLCRDCGKYFLGDASYHHHSRKLREEALRMYANGMSMRAISRVLNVPLGTVFTWIKRYGRKKHEKLVELWGRAKELVKGKVVAKVVDEMWTYLYKNARAFYKWVFTCYVYTKLGVYLIYSVGDRDESTFLEVKKYLPDEGRWVSDDYNLYFWLKDHTVVSPVNPNESFHSSLRDRLIRFKRATKAINRSIRTMMYSIALVLWERRLIPEFVA, from the coding sequence ATGGGTAGGAAGCCTGTATTTAGGCAAGACGTTTCTTGTCCCTCTTGTGGTAGTCATCATGTTGTTAAGTGTGGTAGGCCTTTGGGTAGGCAGAAGTTTTTGTGTAGGGATTGTGGTAAGTACTTCTTGGGTGATGCTAGTTATCATCATCATTCTAGGAAGTTGAGGGAGGAGGCTTTGAGAATGTATGCTAATGGTATGAGTATGAGGGCTATTTCTAGGGTGCTTAACGTACCTCTTGGTACTGTTTTCACTTGGATTAAGCGTTATGGTAGGAAAAAGCATGAGAAGTTGGTTGAGTTGTGGGGTAGGGCTAAGGAGCTGGTCAAGGGTAAGGTTGTTGCTAAGGTTGTTGATGAGATGTGGACTTACTTGTACAAGAATGCTAGGGCTTTTTACAAGTGGGTTTTCACTTGTTACGTGTACACGAAGCTGGGAGTTTACCTCATTTACTCTGTGGGGGATAGGGATGAGAGTACTTTCCTTGAGGTCAAAAAGTATTTGCCTGACGAGGGTAGATGGGTGAGCGATGATTATAACTTGTACTTCTGGTTGAAAGACCACACGGTTGTCTCGCCAGTTAACCCGAACGAGTCCTTTCATTCCTCATTAAGGGATAGGCTAATTAGATTCAAGAGAGCAACGAAGGCGATAAATAGGAGCATTCGCACCATGATGTACTCCATAGCCCTAGTCTTATGGGAGAGAAGGTTAATCCCAGAATTTGTAGCTTAA
- the malA gene encoding alpha-glucosidase MalA, with product MQTIKIYENKGVYKVVIGEPFPPIEFPLEQKISSNKSLSELGLTIVQQGNKVIVEKSLDLKEHIIGLGEKAFELDRKRKRYVMYNVDAGAYKKYQDPLYVSIPLFISVKDGVATGYFFNSASKVIFDVGLEEYDKVIVTIPEDSVEFYVIEGPRIEDVLEKYTELTGKPFLPPMWAFGYMISRYSYYPQGKVVELVDIMQKEGFRVAGVFLDIHYMDSYKLFTWHPYRFPEPKKLIDELHKRNVKLITIVDHGIRVDQNYSPFLSGMGKFCEIESGELFVGKMWPGTTVYPDFFREDTREWWAGLISEWLSQGVDGIWLDMNEPTDFSRAIEIRDVLSSLPVQFRDDRLVTTFPDNVVHYLRGKRVKHEKVRNAYPLYEAMATFKGFRTSHRNEIFILSRAGYAGIQRYAFIWTGDNTPSWDDLKLQLQLVLGLSISGVPFVGCDIGGFQGRNFAEIDNSMDLLVKYYALALFFPFYRSHKATDGIDTEPVFLPDYYKEKVKEIVELRYKFLPYIYSLALEASEKGHPVIRPLFYEFQDDDDMYRIEDEYMVGKYLLYAPIVSKEESRLVTLPRGKWYNYWNGEIINGKSVVKSTHELPIYLREGSIIPLEGDELIVYGETSFKRYDNAEITSSSNEIKFSREIYVSKLTITSEKPVSKIIVDDSKEIQVEKTMQNTYVAKINQKIRGKINLE from the coding sequence ATGCAGACAATAAAAATATACGAGAACAAAGGCGTTTACAAAGTAGTTATAGGAGAACCATTTCCCCCCATAGAATTCCCACTTGAGCAAAAGATATCATCGAATAAATCTTTATCAGAGTTGGGTTTAACAATAGTTCAACAAGGTAACAAGGTTATTGTCGAGAAATCATTGGATTTGAAAGAGCACATTATAGGATTGGGAGAGAAGGCGTTTGAGTTGGATAGAAAGAGGAAAAGGTATGTGATGTATAACGTTGACGCTGGGGCTTATAAGAAATATCAAGATCCACTTTACGTTAGTATACCCTTATTTATATCAGTGAAAGACGGCGTTGCAACTGGTTACTTCTTCAACTCAGCTTCTAAAGTGATCTTCGACGTGGGACTTGAGGAATACGATAAAGTAATTGTTACAATTCCAGAGGACTCAGTAGAGTTTTACGTGATTGAAGGGCCAAGAATTGAGGACGTTCTAGAGAAATACACGGAGCTTACCGGAAAACCTTTCCTACCTCCCATGTGGGCTTTCGGTTACATGATATCACGCTACTCTTACTACCCCCAGGGTAAGGTTGTTGAGTTAGTAGATATAATGCAAAAGGAGGGTTTTAGAGTAGCTGGAGTATTCTTAGATATACACTACATGGACTCTTATAAGTTATTTACATGGCATCCTTATAGGTTCCCAGAACCTAAAAAGCTAATTGACGAATTACACAAGAGAAACGTTAAGCTAATTACAATAGTTGACCACGGAATAAGGGTTGATCAGAATTATTCACCATTTCTTTCCGGAATGGGAAAATTCTGTGAGATTGAAAGTGGTGAACTATTCGTAGGTAAAATGTGGCCTGGTACTACTGTCTATCCAGACTTCTTCAGGGAGGATACTAGAGAATGGTGGGCTGGGTTAATCTCCGAATGGCTTTCACAAGGAGTTGATGGTATTTGGCTAGACATGAATGAACCAACTGACTTCTCTAGGGCTATTGAGATCAGAGACGTTTTATCTTCGTTACCCGTACAGTTCAGAGATGATAGACTTGTTACCACTTTTCCAGATAACGTAGTTCACTACTTGAGGGGAAAGAGGGTTAAACACGAAAAAGTTAGAAATGCTTATCCTTTATATGAGGCTATGGCAACGTTTAAGGGGTTTAGGACAAGCCATAGGAATGAAATATTTATCTTGAGTAGAGCCGGTTATGCCGGAATACAAAGATACGCATTCATCTGGACTGGTGATAATACCCCTTCATGGGATGATTTGAAGCTTCAACTACAATTGGTTCTCGGCTTATCGATTTCTGGTGTACCATTTGTAGGTTGTGATATAGGTGGATTTCAAGGCAGGAACTTCGCGGAAATTGACAACTCTATGGATTTATTAGTCAAATATTATGCTTTAGCCTTGTTCTTCCCCTTCTATAGGTCACACAAGGCAACTGATGGTATAGATACGGAACCAGTTTTCCTGCCAGATTACTATAAGGAGAAAGTAAAGGAAATCGTGGAGTTGAGGTATAAGTTCTTACCCTATATTTATTCCTTAGCTTTAGAGGCTAGTGAGAAGGGACATCCGGTAATTAGACCTCTATTTTACGAATTCCAAGATGATGACGACATGTATAGAATAGAAGACGAGTATATGGTTGGTAAGTATTTGCTTTACGCTCCAATTGTAAGTAAAGAGGAGAGTAGGTTAGTAACATTACCTAGAGGTAAGTGGTACAATTACTGGAATGGCGAGATAATAAACGGTAAGAGTGTTGTTAAGTCTACTCATGAGTTGCCAATTTACTTGAGAGAAGGATCAATAATCCCGTTGGAGGGTGACGAGTTAATAGTTTACGGTGAGACCTCGTTCAAGCGTTACGATAATGCTGAAATTACCTCCTCAAGTAATGAAATTAAGTTTTCAAGGGAGATTTATGTATCTAAGCTAACTATCACATCAGAGAAACCAGTGAGCAAGATAATAGTTGACGATAGTAAGGAAATTCAAGTAGAGAAGACAATGCAAAACACTTACGTTGCTAAGATTAATCAAAAAATTAGGGGAAAGATTAACCTAGAGTAG
- a CDS encoding alpha-L-fucosidase, which translates to MSQNSYKILKSLPVPSNGPFKPTWSSLKKYIVPSWFTTSKFGIFIHWGVYSVPAFGNEWYPRYMYMPDRPEHQYHLKKFGPVTDFGYKDFIPMFTGENWDPYEWAKVFKKSGAKFVVLVAEHHDGFALWESNYTRWCATKIGPKRDIVRELKEAVEGQGLIFGISYHRAEHWWFFDQGMKIESDVKDPRYPDLYGPAQSASLNPRDPPSLDNVQPNDEFLMDWLLRIVEAVEKYRPWLVYFDWWIANPSFQPYLKAFASYYYNRSYKWGIEPVIIYKQGAFGEGTAIPDLAERGTIKNVYPSTWLADTSIDYKSWGYIKDAEYKLPSVILSHLGDVVSKNGVFLLNIGPKADGTIPEEAKRILLDVGDWLNVNGEAIFGSKPWRVYGEGPSGINEGGFFTERKITLGYQDVRYTVKDYYPRQRHIYAILFGKPKEITLRSFMKNLKLIEEAVIVDVSRLDGKGKLEWSLSDEGLKIKIEEIIRAPLVIRVILDYR; encoded by the coding sequence ATGTCACAAAATTCTTACAAAATCTTGAAATCACTTCCAGTACCATCTAATGGTCCTTTCAAACCTACTTGGAGTTCATTAAAAAAGTATATAGTCCCATCGTGGTTTACCACCTCTAAATTCGGTATTTTTATCCATTGGGGAGTATACTCAGTACCAGCATTTGGTAATGAATGGTACCCTAGATACATGTACATGCCAGATAGACCAGAACACCAATATCACCTAAAAAAATTCGGCCCAGTAACCGATTTCGGATATAAGGATTTCATACCGATGTTCACTGGAGAGAATTGGGATCCATATGAGTGGGCTAAGGTCTTTAAGAAAAGTGGAGCTAAATTCGTAGTCCTAGTTGCAGAACATCACGATGGATTTGCACTATGGGAATCAAATTACACTAGGTGGTGTGCAACCAAGATTGGACCTAAAAGGGACATTGTTAGAGAACTTAAGGAAGCTGTTGAAGGTCAAGGGCTAATATTTGGCATTTCGTATCATAGGGCTGAGCACTGGTGGTTTTTCGATCAAGGGATGAAAATAGAGTCTGATGTAAAGGACCCCAGATATCCTGATTTATATGGCCCAGCTCAGTCTGCTTCCCTAAATCCTAGAGATCCACCTTCACTGGATAATGTACAGCCAAATGATGAGTTTCTAATGGATTGGTTGCTTAGAATTGTTGAGGCTGTTGAAAAGTATAGGCCATGGCTAGTCTATTTCGACTGGTGGATTGCCAATCCCTCTTTCCAACCATATTTGAAGGCCTTTGCGTCCTATTACTATAATAGGTCATATAAATGGGGAATAGAACCCGTAATAATTTACAAGCAAGGGGCATTTGGGGAAGGTACAGCCATACCGGATTTAGCTGAAAGGGGAACAATAAAGAACGTATATCCCTCCACATGGTTAGCTGACACTTCTATAGACTACAAATCCTGGGGTTACATCAAAGATGCTGAATACAAGCTACCTAGTGTTATATTATCCCATTTAGGTGATGTTGTTAGTAAAAATGGAGTTTTTCTCTTGAATATAGGACCTAAAGCTGACGGTACGATACCAGAAGAGGCTAAGAGAATTCTACTTGATGTTGGGGATTGGCTAAATGTAAATGGCGAAGCGATTTTCGGATCAAAACCGTGGAGAGTTTACGGAGAAGGTCCTTCGGGAATTAATGAAGGGGGATTCTTTACAGAGAGAAAAATTACTTTAGGCTATCAAGATGTGAGATACACTGTGAAAGACTATTATCCGCGACAAAGGCATATTTACGCTATTCTCTTCGGAAAGCCTAAGGAAATTACGTTAAGGTCGTTTATGAAAAATCTAAAGCTAATAGAAGAAGCTGTAATAGTAGATGTAAGCAGATTAGATGGGAAAGGTAAGTTAGAGTGGAGTTTAAGTGATGAAGGTTTAAAGATAAAAATAGAGGAAATTATAAGGGCTCCTCTTGTTATAAGGGTTATCCTAGATTATAGATAG
- a CDS encoding SGNH/GDSL hydrolase family protein: protein MFAGDSITDREKSNNAPLGYGYVNLFYNLMLAKHPETKITVINSGISGNTVIDLIDRWDDDVLSYKPNWISILIGINDLHKFLGGLTTFNPENYYENLRRLLKYTRKVLNNVNFILMTPFYISRNKLEGGFRAKVLELLPQYIEKVRLLSNEFSATYIDLHDTFKKLVNIREPNVYAPEPVHPNFTGHMVIALKLLEALEI from the coding sequence GTGTTTGCTGGAGATAGTATAACCGATCGTGAGAAGTCAAACAACGCTCCTTTAGGGTATGGGTATGTCAATCTTTTTTATAATCTTATGTTGGCTAAACATCCAGAGACGAAAATTACTGTTATAAATTCTGGTATAAGTGGAAATACTGTAATCGACCTCATAGATAGATGGGACGATGATGTGCTAAGTTATAAACCTAATTGGATATCGATTTTAATTGGTATAAATGACCTCCATAAGTTTCTAGGTGGCTTAACGACATTTAACCCTGAAAACTACTATGAAAACTTGAGACGTCTACTAAAATATACTAGAAAAGTGCTTAACAACGTGAATTTTATTTTAATGACCCCATTTTATATCAGTAGGAATAAACTTGAGGGTGGATTTAGGGCTAAGGTGCTGGAACTATTACCTCAATATATAGAGAAAGTTAGATTACTATCTAACGAGTTCTCTGCAACTTATATTGACCTTCACGACACTTTTAAAAAACTAGTTAATATAAGGGAACCTAACGTCTACGCACCAGAACCAGTTCATCCAAATTTCACAGGGCACATGGTAATTGCCTTAAAGCTGCTTGAGGCATTGGAAATATGA